The following proteins come from a genomic window of Micromonospora echinofusca:
- the glnA gene encoding type I glutamate--ammonia ligase: MFANPEELLRYLKNEDVKFVDVRFCDLPGVMQHFNLPVESVDDAFFTEGLAFDGSSIRGFQAIHESDMLLLPDVATAFIDPFRAQKTLALNFFIHDPFTREAYSRDPRNVAKKAEAYLAASGIADTAYFGAEAEFYIFDSIRHETSAHQSFYYIDSVEGAWNSGREEPGGNRGYKTPYKGGYFPVPPVDHYADLRDSIVRRLVDSGFTVERSHHEVGTAGQSEINYRFSTLLHAADQLQLFKYIVKNETWANGKTATFMPKPLFGDNGSGMHTHQSLWLNGEPLFYDETGYAGLSDMARWYIGGLLHHAPSLLAFTNPTINSYRRLVPGFEAPVNLVYSQRNRSACTRIPVTGNNPKAKRVEFRVPDPSANVYLAFSAMMMAGLDGIKSKIEPPAPIDKDLYDLPPEEWGDVKQVPGSLSAVLDSLEADHDYLLDGGVFTPDLISTWIEWKRTNEVDPVRLRPTPHEFAMYFDC, from the coding sequence GTGTTCGCCAATCCCGAGGAACTCCTGCGATACCTCAAGAACGAGGACGTGAAGTTCGTCGACGTACGTTTCTGTGACCTGCCCGGCGTGATGCAGCACTTCAACCTGCCGGTCGAGTCTGTCGACGATGCCTTCTTCACCGAGGGCCTGGCCTTCGACGGTTCGTCGATCCGCGGTTTCCAGGCGATCCACGAGTCGGACATGCTCCTGCTCCCGGACGTCGCCACCGCCTTCATCGACCCCTTCCGGGCGCAGAAGACCCTCGCGCTCAACTTCTTCATCCACGACCCGTTCACCCGCGAGGCCTACAGCCGGGACCCGCGCAACGTGGCGAAGAAGGCCGAGGCCTACCTGGCCGCCAGCGGCATCGCCGACACCGCCTACTTCGGCGCGGAGGCGGAGTTCTACATCTTCGACTCCATCCGCCACGAGACCTCGGCCCACCAGTCGTTCTACTACATCGACTCCGTCGAGGGCGCCTGGAACAGCGGGCGTGAGGAGCCGGGCGGCAACCGCGGCTACAAGACCCCCTACAAGGGTGGCTACTTCCCGGTGCCGCCGGTCGACCACTACGCCGACCTGCGCGACAGCATCGTGCGCCGCCTCGTCGACAGCGGGTTCACGGTGGAGCGCTCGCACCACGAGGTGGGCACCGCCGGCCAGTCCGAGATCAACTACCGGTTCTCGACGCTGCTGCACGCCGCCGACCAGCTCCAGCTCTTCAAGTACATCGTGAAGAACGAGACCTGGGCCAACGGCAAGACCGCGACCTTTATGCCGAAGCCGCTCTTCGGCGACAACGGCTCCGGCATGCACACCCACCAGAGCCTCTGGCTCAACGGCGAGCCGCTGTTCTACGACGAGACCGGCTACGCCGGCCTGTCCGACATGGCCCGCTGGTACATCGGCGGTCTGCTGCACCACGCCCCGTCGCTGCTGGCCTTCACCAACCCGACCATCAACTCGTACCGCCGGCTGGTGCCGGGCTTCGAGGCGCCGGTCAACCTGGTCTACTCCCAGCGCAACCGCTCCGCCTGCACCCGCATCCCCGTCACGGGCAACAACCCGAAGGCCAAGCGGGTCGAGTTCCGCGTACCGGACCCGTCGGCCAACGTCTACCTCGCCTTCTCGGCGATGATGATGGCCGGCCTGGACGGCATCAAGAGCAAGATCGAGCCGCCGGCGCCGATCGACAAGGACCTCTACGACCTCCCGCCGGAGGAGTGGGGCGACGTCAAGCAGGTGCCCGGCTCGCTGTCGGCGGTGCTCGACTCCCTCGAGGCCGACCACGACTACCTGCTCGACGGCGGTGTCTTCACCCCCGACCTGATCTCCACCTGGATCGAGTGGAAGCGCACCAACGAGGTCGACCCGGTGCGCCTGCGCCCGACCCCGCACGAGTTCGCCATGTACTTCGACTGCTGA
- the mptB gene encoding polyprenol phosphomannose-dependent alpha 1,6 mannosyltransferase MptB, with protein MVGAVLLIVAGWLGGALPRAAPAPGPADEPWTVALWLGGTGLMVGAWWALRGGAPTTRWAYLTAGLWALPLLAAPPLGSRDVYSYACQGWAYAHGVDPYATGVAEAGCPWADAVAPIWRDTPAPYGPVFVLLAALAVTLGGGLVGAVVAFRLLAVAGVLLAAGCLPGLARAAGVPTRRAAWLALASPLVGVHLVAGAHNDAVMLGLLLPGLLVLVRRPGRPGPLLLAGALLGLAVTVKATAVVVLPFAALAAVLGRHTLRALLRDGGWLAGGVIGAVAATSLLSGLGVGWVGGLTRSGDSEQWTSPPTALGFVVDYAGGLAGREPGAVPVTRAVALLLLAVAVAALWWRAWSGLRRLNDVRQRAARLNDARPSAALFGAGLALAATVVLAPVFHPWYATWPLAVLAVAAARTTWFVAPCAVAAFLTLPDGTNLARFSKAPGALAMTALALGLTVWGLLRLRRTGAARPD; from the coding sequence CTGGTCGGGGCGGTGCTGCTGATCGTCGCCGGCTGGCTCGGCGGCGCGCTGCCCCGGGCCGCCCCTGCGCCGGGCCCGGCCGACGAGCCGTGGACCGTCGCGCTGTGGCTGGGCGGCACCGGGCTGATGGTCGGCGCCTGGTGGGCGCTGCGCGGTGGCGCGCCGACGACGCGGTGGGCGTACCTCACCGCCGGGCTGTGGGCGCTGCCGCTGCTGGCGGCCCCGCCGCTGGGCAGCCGGGACGTCTACTCGTACGCCTGTCAGGGCTGGGCGTACGCGCACGGCGTCGACCCGTACGCCACCGGCGTGGCCGAGGCCGGTTGCCCCTGGGCGGACGCGGTCGCGCCGATCTGGCGGGACACGCCGGCGCCGTACGGGCCGGTCTTCGTGCTGCTCGCCGCGCTCGCCGTGACGCTCGGCGGCGGCCTGGTGGGCGCGGTCGTGGCGTTCCGCCTGCTCGCGGTCGCCGGGGTGCTGCTGGCTGCCGGATGCCTGCCGGGGCTGGCCCGGGCCGCCGGGGTGCCCACCCGCCGGGCGGCCTGGCTGGCGCTGGCCAGCCCGCTGGTCGGGGTGCACCTGGTGGCCGGTGCGCACAACGACGCGGTGATGCTCGGCCTGCTCCTGCCGGGCCTGCTGGTGCTGGTCCGTCGGCCCGGCAGGCCGGGGCCGCTGCTGCTGGCCGGGGCGCTGCTCGGGCTGGCGGTGACCGTGAAGGCGACCGCCGTGGTGGTGCTCCCGTTCGCGGCGCTCGCGGCCGTCCTCGGCCGCCACACCCTGCGGGCGCTGCTGCGCGACGGCGGCTGGCTGGCCGGCGGGGTGATCGGCGCGGTGGCGGCCACCTCGCTGCTGTCCGGCCTCGGCGTCGGCTGGGTCGGCGGGCTGACCCGCAGCGGCGACTCCGAGCAGTGGACCTCCCCGCCCACGGCGCTCGGCTTCGTCGTCGACTACGCGGGTGGGCTCGCCGGCCGGGAACCGGGCGCGGTGCCGGTCACCCGCGCGGTGGCCCTGCTGCTGCTCGCGGTGGCGGTGGCGGCGCTGTGGTGGCGCGCGTGGTCGGGTCTGCGTCGGCTGAACGACGTCCGGCAACGGGCGGCCCGCCTAAACGACGCCCGCCCCTCAGCCGCCCTGTTCGGGGCCGGACTGGCGCTGGCCGCCACGGTCGTGCTGGCGCCGGTGTTCCACCCCTGGTACGCCACCTGGCCCCTGGCGGTGCTCGCGGTCGCCGCGGCGCGGACGACCTGGTTCGTGGCGCCCTGCGCGGTGGCGGCCTTCCTCACCCTGCCCGACGGCACCAACCTGGCCCGGTTCAGCAAGGCCCCCGGCGCGCTGGCGATGACTGCGCTGGCGCTCGGGCTCACGGTGTGGGGCCTGCTCCGGCTGCGCCGGACCGGTGCCGCGCGCCCGGACTGA
- a CDS encoding PadR family transcriptional regulator gives MDTPLREPTFLILTALAGEPMHGYGLIGEVAALSDGRVSLRPGTLYGALDRLTDAGLVEVDREEVVDGRLRRYYRLSPAGDATLAAETERLRRNVEAATARLRARATRPLAPRTAGGLA, from the coding sequence GTGGACACACCGCTGCGCGAACCCACCTTCCTGATCCTCACCGCGCTGGCCGGCGAGCCGATGCACGGCTACGGACTGATCGGCGAGGTCGCCGCCCTCTCCGACGGGCGCGTGTCGCTGCGCCCCGGCACCCTCTACGGGGCGCTCGACCGGCTGACCGACGCCGGCCTGGTCGAGGTCGACCGCGAGGAGGTGGTGGACGGCCGGCTGCGCCGCTACTACCGCCTCTCCCCCGCCGGCGACGCCACGCTGGCCGCCGAGACCGAGCGCCTGCGCCGCAACGTCGAGGCGGCCACCGCCCGGCTGCGCGCCCGCGCGACCCGGCCGCTCGCCCCGCGTACCGCCGGGGGTCTGGCATGA
- a CDS encoding class I SAM-dependent methyltransferase, translated as MHHDTTAGQHRHEHTPAATGQGGRHPDVDEETARFWEEHYGRHERVWSGRANPILVDVAGAVPAGTVLDLGCGEGGDALWLAGRGWRVTAVDVSETALARAAEEASAAGVASHIEFRRHDLTRTFPPGEYDLVSAQFLQSPLEFPRAELLRSAARAVAPGGRLLIVEHGEVPPWGRHDHAHARFSTPQETLAALDLDPDRWDTERLDAPRRQATGPNGETGELVDHVVLVHRRR; from the coding sequence GTGCACCACGACACGACGGCCGGGCAGCACCGGCACGAGCACACCCCGGCGGCCACCGGTCAGGGCGGGCGGCACCCGGACGTGGACGAGGAGACCGCGCGGTTCTGGGAGGAGCACTACGGGCGGCACGAGCGGGTCTGGAGCGGCCGGGCGAACCCGATCCTGGTCGACGTCGCCGGCGCGGTGCCGGCCGGCACCGTGCTGGATCTCGGTTGCGGGGAGGGCGGCGACGCGCTCTGGCTGGCCGGGCGGGGCTGGCGGGTGACCGCCGTCGACGTCTCCGAGACCGCCCTCGCCCGCGCGGCCGAGGAGGCGAGCGCCGCCGGGGTGGCGTCCCACATCGAGTTCCGCCGGCACGACCTCACCCGCACCTTCCCGCCCGGCGAGTACGACCTGGTCTCCGCGCAGTTCCTCCAGTCGCCGCTGGAGTTCCCCCGGGCGGAGCTGCTGCGCTCGGCGGCCCGGGCCGTGGCCCCCGGCGGCCGGCTGTTGATCGTCGAGCACGGCGAGGTCCCGCCGTGGGGGCGGCACGACCACGCGCACGCCCGCTTCTCCACCCCTCAGGAGACCCTGGCCGCGCTCGACCTCGACCCCGACCGGTGGGACACCGAGCGGCTCGACGCCCCGCGCCGCCAGGCCACCGGCCCGAACGGCGAGACCGGCGAACTGGTCGACCACGTGGTGCTGGTCCACCGCCGCCGCTGA
- a CDS encoding RDD family protein, giving the protein MTNPHDRPVPPASDPAFTPPSLGRRFGALVIDWVLCLLAARGFADPVRDGWAPVLVLIVEYGFFLGLFAQTPGMFITKIRCVAWADGGRIGVARALLRGLLLALVVPALLMDGHRRGLHDRLTGSVVTDAPRS; this is encoded by the coding sequence GTGACCAACCCGCATGATCGCCCCGTACCGCCCGCGTCGGATCCCGCCTTCACCCCGCCCAGCCTGGGCCGCCGGTTCGGCGCGCTGGTGATCGACTGGGTGCTCTGCCTCCTCGCCGCCAGGGGCTTCGCCGACCCGGTCCGCGACGGGTGGGCGCCCGTGCTCGTGCTGATCGTCGAGTACGGCTTCTTCCTCGGGCTCTTCGCGCAGACGCCGGGCATGTTCATCACGAAGATCCGCTGCGTCGCCTGGGCCGACGGCGGCCGCATCGGGGTGGCCCGGGCCCTGCTGCGCGGTCTGCTGCTCGCCCTGGTCGTTCCGGCCCTGCTGATGGACGGCCACCGCCGCGGCCTGCACGACCGTCTGACGGGCTCCGTCGTCACCGACGCCCCCCGCTCCTGA
- the mptB gene encoding polyprenol phosphomannose-dependent alpha 1,6 mannosyltransferase MptB, producing MPHHLARWLGLAGSTLLAVAAFLGGAFPHGNLRPTPVSIWQGPYGPLIIATWAVGTGLMAYAWWALRDGVPSTRWALVTVGLWLLPLLVTPPLGSRDVYAYACQGASYAAGLNPYEQGVSALPCPWLDTVSYIWRDTSAPYGPLFVLLAGAVVEATGSLVGSIVLFRLLAVAGIGLTAASLPALARRCGVPAGRAVWLALGSPVIGVHLVSGAHNDALMVGLLVAGLAVVVSRPGRPGPLLGGGVLLGLAAAIKVTALVVVPFAALAAIVGAYSIRALVRDGGWVVGGAVAAVVGATIATGLGFGWVTGLEQGGLVIAWTSPSTAVGQTVGYLAAPFGWHGDPLPVTRGIGMAALALVLLWLWWRARHREPIWHAGLALAATVALAPLFHPWYWVWPLAVLAASARRTGWFMVVAIVSSFLVLADGTGLPRYTKTVGAPLMTLFVIVMVVRLVRSARAARRPAVVD from the coding sequence GTGCCTCACCACCTCGCGCGCTGGCTCGGCCTCGCCGGTTCGACCCTGCTCGCCGTGGCCGCGTTCCTCGGCGGAGCGTTCCCCCACGGCAACCTGCGCCCCACCCCGGTCAGCATCTGGCAGGGCCCGTACGGCCCGCTGATCATCGCCACCTGGGCGGTCGGCACCGGTCTGATGGCGTACGCCTGGTGGGCGCTGCGCGACGGGGTGCCGTCGACCCGCTGGGCGCTGGTCACCGTCGGGCTGTGGCTGCTGCCGCTGCTGGTCACGCCGCCGCTGGGCAGCCGGGACGTGTACGCGTACGCCTGCCAGGGCGCCAGCTACGCCGCCGGTCTGAACCCGTACGAGCAGGGCGTCTCGGCGCTGCCGTGCCCGTGGCTGGACACCGTCTCCTACATCTGGCGGGACACCTCGGCCCCGTACGGGCCGCTGTTCGTGCTGCTCGCCGGTGCGGTGGTGGAGGCGACCGGGTCGCTGGTCGGCAGCATCGTGCTGTTCCGGCTGCTCGCCGTGGCCGGCATCGGGCTGACGGCGGCCAGCCTGCCGGCGCTGGCCCGCCGCTGCGGCGTACCGGCCGGCCGGGCCGTCTGGCTGGCGCTGGGCTCGCCGGTGATCGGGGTGCACCTGGTCTCGGGGGCGCACAACGACGCGCTGATGGTGGGGCTGCTCGTCGCCGGACTGGCGGTGGTGGTGTCCCGGCCGGGCCGCCCCGGGCCGCTGCTCGGTGGGGGAGTGCTGCTCGGGCTCGCCGCCGCCATCAAGGTGACCGCGCTGGTCGTGGTGCCGTTCGCGGCGTTGGCCGCGATCGTCGGGGCGTACTCGATCAGGGCGCTGGTGCGCGACGGCGGGTGGGTGGTCGGCGGGGCGGTCGCCGCCGTGGTCGGCGCGACCATCGCCACCGGCCTGGGTTTCGGCTGGGTGACCGGGCTGGAACAGGGCGGCCTGGTGATCGCCTGGACCTCGCCGTCGACGGCGGTGGGCCAGACCGTCGGCTACCTCGCCGCGCCGTTCGGCTGGCACGGTGATCCGCTGCCGGTCACCCGGGGGATCGGCATGGCGGCGCTGGCGCTGGTGCTGCTCTGGCTGTGGTGGCGGGCCCGGCACCGGGAGCCGATCTGGCACGCCGGTCTGGCACTGGCCGCCACGGTCGCGCTCGCGCCGCTCTTCCACCCCTGGTACTGGGTGTGGCCGCTGGCGGTGCTCGCGGCCTCGGCCCGGCGCACCGGATGGTTCATGGTCGTCGCGATCGTCTCGTCGTTCCTGGTGCTCGCCGACGGTACGGGGCTGCCCCGGTACACCAAGACCGTCGGGGCGCCGCTGATGACGCTGTTCGTGATCGTGATGGTGGTCCGCTTGGTACGGTCGGCTCGGGCGGCACGTCGGCCGGCCGTCGTGGACTGA